From Molothrus aeneus isolate 106 chromosome 18, BPBGC_Maene_1.0, whole genome shotgun sequence, a single genomic window includes:
- the LOC136564480 gene encoding uncharacterized protein has product MAELAGRRAGCARGGSPVPREEEPGWAQPPGSRPRPGRCSSSSSVCTEDFAASFWEAMVEPLLCQQEPAGDVPRAGAHPGQDEPLFPAGRSSDTAMGAGRAPRQDSSASRSSLESLGASISRLSLSQSHGEVPWGVPWPGPPAQPALGHGDRARGELLGTAGHPWIAAGIAAGRSRPGARTGAPGSSAPRAGRATTRGHPALGPPPALWGHGRNVTFSVAAMDTEGAASSRSAGTAVGAPRTWRSPVSPGLRGDKKGELPCKGLAGQPLRRSHEGTRELGSGARPWSQGDRDRTGLALLGHTRDTRHRCHTDLQSVSWQGQGARVGQEQLDKDRRKITTLQEEKLELLERLRELERGSCSLLRQRLRVLHRLQGLLQRDRAQSLRLLREAMEQELPGSSARREHRPSRAGGSAALGNPPVAPRGHGPRPGTALAPGPSPAALSRALHVLRGLRQQIQRRLGQWQSLEGALGAAGQRKEGQRECPHPASIPGLPQPGRGSPGLLQRLQHRLQELQLEQAQSPGTPPAPGAQPGLGAPPVPQPRC; this is encoded by the exons ATGGCCG agctggCAGGACGCCGTGCCGGCTGTGCCCGGGGTGGCAGCCCTGTCCCACGGGAAGAGGAGCCCGGCTGGGCTCAGCCCCCGggctcccggccccgcccgggccgctgcagcagctccagctccgtCTGCACCGAGGATTTCGCTGCCAGCTTTTGGGAGGCGATGGTGGAGccgctgctgtgccagcaggagcctgctggggatgtccccagggcaggagctcatCCCGGGCAGGACGAGCCCTTGTTCCCCGCAGGGAGAAGCTCGGACACGGCCATGGGGGCGGGCAGAGCCCCCCGGCAGGACAGCTCTGCATCCCGGAGCAGCCTGGAGTCCCTGGGAGCGAGCATCTCCCGCCTGAGCCTGAGCCAGAGCCATGGGGAGGTGCCCTGGGGGGTCCCCTGGCCGGgcccccctgcccagccagcgcTGGGACACGGGGACCGTGCCcgtggggagctgctgggcacagctgggcacccCTGGATCGCTGCAGGGAtcgctgctggcaggagcaggccTGGGGCAAGGACAGGAGCTCCCGGCAGCAGCGCTCCCAGGGCCGGCAGGGCCACAACCAGGGGACATCCCGCCCTGGGGCCACCACCGGCTCTCTGGGGACATGGAAGGAATGTCACCTTCAGTGTGGCTGCCATGGACACGGAAGGAGCCGCCAGCAGCAGGA gtgctggcacagccgTGGGAGCTCCCCGGACATGGAGgtcacctgtgtccccagggctgcgAGGGGACAAGAAAGGGGAACTGCCCTGCAAG GGGCTGGCGGGGCAGCCTCTGAGGAGGAGCCATGAGGGGACACGAGAGCTGGGATCTGGTGCCAGGCCCTGGAGCCAAGGGGACAGAGACAG gactggcctggcactgctgggacacaccCGGGACACCCGTCACCGGTGCCACACGGACCTGCAGAGCGTG TcttggcaggggcagggagcccgtgtgggccaggagcagctggacaaggacagaaggaaaataacaaCTCTACAAGAAGAGaaactggagctgctggag AGGCTGCGGGAGCTGGAGcggggcagctgctccctcctgcgGCAGCGGCTGCGGGTCCTGCACcgcctgcaggggctgctccagagggacCGGGCCCAGAGCCTGCGGCTGCTCCGGGAGGCCATGGAACAG gagctgcccggcagcagcgcccgGCGGGAGCATCGCccgagccgggccgggggctccgCGGCCCTGGGGAACCCCCCGGTGGCTCCCCGGGGACACGGCCCCCGCCCCggcactgccctggcaccgGGGCCCTCGCCGGCAGCCCTCAG ccgcGCTCTCCACGTCCTGCGGGGGCTCCGGCAGCAAATCCAGCGGCGCCTCGGGCAGTGGCAGAGCCTGGAGGGAGCCCTGGGAGCCGCcgggcagaggaaggag ggacagagggaatgtccccaccctgcctccatccctgggctcccccagcccggccggggCTCCCCGGGGCTCCTGCAGCGCCTCCAGCACcgcctccaggagctgcagctggagcaggcccagagcccagggaccccccctgccccgggggcacagcccggcctgggggctccccctgtgccccagccccgctgctga